In one Actinomycetota bacterium genomic region, the following are encoded:
- a CDS encoding histidinol-phosphatase, whose translation MRVEGARLQRALRMAHELADLADAVTLPAFGRGGTAERKADGTPVTAADREAERVMRRALAERCPNDAVLGEEDGLHGPEGAPTWVLDPIDGTQNFVRGIPVFATLIALAVDGRPVVGVISAPALGSRWDATAGGPARHDGAEVRVSAVDDVADATVSFGGLRYFDRDVGLDVVARFTTGTARQRGFGDFWQHCLVATGAIDLAVEAEVSRWDLAAPKVIVEAAGGRLTSLGGDDTDSGGSALTSNGRLHDAALRIVAGDA comes from the coding sequence GTGAGGGTCGAGGGCGCCCGCTTGCAGCGGGCGCTGCGGATGGCCCACGAGCTCGCAGACCTGGCCGACGCCGTCACGCTCCCCGCCTTCGGTCGCGGGGGCACCGCCGAACGCAAGGCCGACGGCACCCCGGTGACCGCCGCCGACCGCGAGGCAGAACGGGTCATGCGTCGCGCGCTGGCCGAACGTTGCCCCAACGACGCCGTGCTGGGTGAGGAGGACGGCCTGCACGGCCCCGAGGGTGCGCCCACCTGGGTGCTGGACCCCATCGACGGGACCCAGAACTTCGTGCGGGGCATCCCCGTGTTCGCGACCCTGATCGCGCTCGCCGTCGACGGTCGGCCGGTGGTCGGCGTGATCTCCGCGCCGGCGCTCGGGAGCCGCTGGGATGCGACCGCGGGTGGCCCTGCCCGCCACGACGGTGCCGAGGTCCGCGTCAGCGCCGTCGACGACGTCGCCGACGCCACCGTGTCCTTCGGGGGGCTGAGGTACTTCGACCGTGACGTCGGCCTCGACGTCGTGGCACGGTTCACGACAGGCACGGCTCGCCAACGCGGGTTCGGTGACTTCTGGCAGCACTGTCTGGTGGCCACCGGAGCGATCGACCTGGCGGTCGAGGCGGAGGTCAGCCGCTGGGACCTCGCCGCACCGAAGGTGATCGTCGAGGCCGCCGGGGGACGCCTGACCTCTCTCGGCGGCGACGACACCGACTCGGGGGGCAGCGCGCTCACGTCGAACGGGCGCCTGCACGACGCAGCGCTGCGGATCGTGGCTGGGGACGCCTGA
- a CDS encoding polyprenol monophosphomannose synthase — protein MRSPPGRALVVTPTYNERDTVADLVRRALTAADVDVLIVDDASPDGTGTIADELAAAHPRVHVLHRAAKHGLGSAYRTGFRWGMQQRFDVFVEMDADLSHDPGQLPQLLEATRTSDVVVGSRYVRGGHTRNWPWYRRLLSWGGNLYVQLVTGIPVRDATSGYRAFRREVLAELEVESLRSDGYSFQVETVLRAWRAGFVVTEIPITFVERRTGSSKISRAIVVEAVWRVLRWGLQGPRNAADRHPRSVRSPVG, from the coding sequence ATGAGATCACCACCAGGTCGCGCGCTCGTCGTGACGCCGACCTACAACGAGCGAGACACCGTCGCGGATCTCGTGCGCCGCGCCCTGACGGCGGCCGACGTCGACGTGCTCATCGTGGACGACGCGTCGCCGGATGGCACCGGCACCATCGCCGACGAACTGGCAGCCGCCCACCCTCGGGTGCACGTCCTGCACCGCGCCGCCAAGCACGGCCTGGGTTCCGCGTACCGGACGGGGTTCCGATGGGGGATGCAGCAGCGCTTCGACGTCTTCGTCGAGATGGACGCCGACCTCTCGCACGATCCGGGTCAGCTACCACAGCTGCTAGAGGCGACCCGGACGTCGGACGTCGTGGTCGGCAGTCGCTACGTCCGCGGCGGCCACACCCGTAACTGGCCGTGGTACCGCCGGCTGTTGTCGTGGGGCGGGAACCTGTACGTCCAGCTCGTGACGGGGATCCCCGTCCGCGACGCCACGAGCGGGTACCGCGCCTTCCGGCGTGAGGTCCTGGCCGAGCTCGAGGTCGAGTCGCTACGTTCGGACGGGTACTCGTTCCAGGTCGAGACGGTGTTGCGCGCGTGGCGGGCCGGGTTCGTCGTGACGGAGATCCCGATCACGTTCGTGGAGCGTCGAACGGGGAGTAGCAAGATCAGCCGGGCCATCGTCGTGGAAGCGGTGTGGCGCGTGCTGCGTTGGGGTCTGCAAGGGCCGCGCAACGCCGCGGACCGCCACCCACGGTCGGTCCGCAGCCCCGTCGGCTGA